A single Lolium perenne isolate Kyuss_39 chromosome 6, Kyuss_2.0, whole genome shotgun sequence DNA region contains:
- the LOC127306622 gene encoding E3 ubiquitin-protein ligase ATL4-like, whose product MASFFPPPAPPYGGDPLAVTIPPSMPPPAPPSSSSLNLSPSLLIIAALLAFVFCASVSIHFLLRCLSRHPSPPAPSSLPRAHRVSATPSEAGAAEVVPPARPAAAGAEDVDEEKERLIASLPLFTMASALAVLPKSSPDCAVCLSPFVPDAELRLLPACRHAFHAACVDAWLRTTPSCPLCRAAISLPHPPLPAAYTAAQQEPLGSRSSLGSNSRSFRVEIGSVSNRRSSAADDRRTYSLGSFDYRVDEEVEAVVARIARPAAAAAAAKSASAAGPQGPGEALAEAAGSRGWLREYVDRLASSASSLSGRWSARWSQGHHSHRQEESWQWDPEAASGAAIPAPRAADEDEQGFMGLYRWIVGV is encoded by the coding sequence ATGGCCTCCTTCTTCCCGCCGCCCGCGCCACCGTACGGCGGAGACCCCCTCGCCGTCACCATCCCACCCTCAATGCCGCCGCCGGCTccgccctcctcctcgtcgctcaaCCTCTCCCCCTCGCTCCTCATCATCGCCGCCCTCCTCGCCTTCGTCTTCTGCGCCTCCGTCTCCATCCACTTCCTCCTCCGCTGCCTCTCGCGGCACCCGTCACCCCCGGCCCCGAGTTCCCTCCCCAGGGCCCACCGCGTCTCCGCCACCCCGTCCGAAGCCGGGGCGGCTGAAGTCGTCCCTCCGGCGAGGCCCGCGGCGGCGGGGGCCGAGGACGTCGACGAGGAGAAGGAGCGGCTGATCGCGTCGCTGCCGCTCTTCACAATGGCGTCGGCGCTGGCGGTGCTGCCCAAGAGCTCCCCGGACTGCGCCGTGTGCCTGTCGCCCTTCGTCCCCGACGCGGAGCTGCGGCTGCTCCCGGCGTGCCGGCACGCGTTCCACGCTGCCTGCGTCGACGCCTGGCTCCGCACCACCCCGTCCTGCCCGCTCTGCCGCGCCGCCATCTCGCTCCCGCACCCGCCCCTCCCCGCCGCCTACACCGCCGCGCAGCAGGAGCCGCTGGGGTCGAGGAGCAGCCTCGGCAGCAACTCCAGGAGCTTCCGCGTGGAGATCGGCAGCGTGAGCAACCGCCGCTCGTCCGCCGCGGACGACCGCCGCACCTACTCCCTCGGCTCCTTCGACTACCGCGTGGACGAGGAGGTGGAGGCCGTCGTGGCGCGCATCGCGCGGcccgccgcggcggcggcggcggccaagtcGGCGTCGGCGGCCGGGCCGCAGGGCCCGGGCGAGGCGCTGGCGGAGGCGGCCGGGTCGCGCGGGTGGCTGCGGGAGTACGTGGACCGGCTGGCGTCGTCGGCGTCGTCCCTCTCCGGGCGGTGGAGCGCGCGGTGGAGCCAGGGCCACCACAGCCACCGGCAGGAGGAGTCGTGGCAGTGGGACCCTGAGGCGGCGTCGGGGGCCGCCATTCCGGCGCCGCGGGCGGCGGACGAGGACGAGCAGGGCTTCATGGGCCTCtaccgctggatcgtcggcgtataG